One window of Alkaliphilus metalliredigens QYMF genomic DNA carries:
- a CDS encoding TIGR04086 family membrane protein, which translates to MMKMSKKGKKASGPGPFNLWIYGKGLMRAYFLSFILLLIGAVLLTYTSLREGMIPLFTSIVMMLSIVYGAVFVSVHLKKRGWLHGIMIGLIYMGLIVLLSKVFMTDITLDRFMGYRVLISIVTGGIGGMIGINIK; encoded by the coding sequence ATGATGAAAATGAGTAAGAAGGGTAAAAAAGCCAGTGGACCAGGACCATTCAATTTGTGGATATATGGTAAAGGATTGATGAGGGCATATTTTCTTTCTTTTATTCTACTACTAATAGGTGCTGTTTTACTTACGTATACAAGCTTAAGAGAAGGAATGATTCCTCTATTCACTTCAATTGTGATGATGTTAAGCATTGTCTACGGTGCTGTCTTTGTATCGGTGCATCTAAAGAAACGGGGTTGGCTGCATGGCATTATGATTGGACTCATCTACATGGGGCTTATCGTACTTTTAAGTAAGGTATTTATGACAGACATTACTTTAGACCGTTTTATGGGATATAGGGTGCTTATCAGTATTGTAACCGGGGGAATTGGTGGCATGATTGGAATAAACATCAAATAA
- the yajC gene encoding preprotein translocase subunit YajC, translating into MEQFGGLIIPLGFLGIFYFLIIRPQQKKEKKVKEMRNSLQVGDDVVTIGGIYGKVTKIKEDMITIEVGADRVKLVVGKWAIGSVITE; encoded by the coding sequence ATGGAGCAATTTGGTGGTTTGATTATACCTTTGGGATTTTTGGGTATTTTTTATTTTTTAATTATTCGTCCTCAGCAAAAAAAGGAGAAGAAAGTTAAGGAAATGAGAAATAGCCTTCAAGTAGGTGACGATGTCGTAACAATTGGCGGAATTTACGGTAAGGTTACGAAAATCAAAGAAGATATGATTACAATTGAAGTAGGAGCAGATAGAGTGAAACTAGTAGTGGGAAAATGGGCTATTGGTAGCGTAATAACTGAATAA
- the scfA gene encoding six-cysteine ranthipeptide SCIFF, whose product MKHIKTLSGATLANSAAKGGCGECQTSCQSACKTSCTVANQECENK is encoded by the coding sequence ATGAAGCACATTAAAACATTAAGTGGAGCAACTCTTGCCAACAGTGCTGCTAAAGGCGGATGTGGAGAGTGTCAAACTTCATGTCAATCAGCCTGCAAGACATCTTGTACAGTAGCAAACCAAGAGTGTGAGAATAAGTAA